GAGCCGCCCCACAACTATTGTGTTAGAGTGCATATAGTAACACCTGTCTTTCCACTGATTACACTTCCTATGACACATAGGACACACTGGCTCATGAATTTACGGTCTCAAGAGATTTCAGCCTGTAAGAGGAGGGTAAGGTCTTTTGTGGGGGTAAaaagatgtatttattttgaaCAGAGTGTAACAGAAAGGCAGACCTGTAATAGGTTTTGTCAGTGCAGGGCTCATGAACCTGAACGATGATGAAGACATGTTGGAAATGGGAGCGTATGGACTTCGgagtgaagggcagggcgcctgGCTCCTGGAACACGATTGTCACAATGTCGTTTCCGATGTGTCGCTTCCTCAGCaactgatggacagacagagaaatgcatCAAACAAACAGGCGTCATTACGGTAAACTAAGAGGAGAATGACCCATATctcactgcagcagtttgaaaTGCTTTATATGTCAAGAATCTACAATGAATTAAGAAACAGATAATGAACTACACTTAGTAAGCAAATAGGTTacttagtagtagtagtagtatttacTTAACAACTGATTTAAAGGTTCTATTTTAATGTTTCCTTTGTGTATGGTTatgatgtcattttatttttggatgcAATGGTAACTACATTACTGACTGTATGTAGTATAAGCGCAAACATTTGCTCAATCTATGTATTTTCTTTGAATACAGACCTCGGGGGGAGTAGTTGCTGCCAAGGAAACAACTAATGGAGAtccaaataaacaacaaaaacaaataaaatcaaagctGCTAGTTGAATTAAAGGCTAACTTGAGAAAAGAGTAGTGCTGAAGTCAAGTGCGCAAAGTTGTGTGAAAtaagtattttttaaaatcttgcATGGCAAGACCATGCTGCTGCTCTCAATATTACAACAGCTCGACGCTCAGAAAATACTGCACCTGGGAGACCACAGAGTCTTGTAACTTCCAGCTCATTGATTATGCATTACGAAACATCTTTATGAAATGCCACTTCTTCCAAAGCAGAAAAGCCTGGAACTGAaactatattaaaaaaaaaaaaaaaaaactcaacataaaataaacacattatttaaCTAAAACAACCAAATGCTAAGCTGTTGCTGCCAGTGTACAGTTTAAAGAGAGTATGTCAGGGCTTTGTCACtaccatgttttgttttatttaaaccTTTAATCTATATTAGTATGTCATGTCCAGTTTCTTTGTAAGCGACAGCAAACAGGCTTAAAGCACAGACTGCACATAAAGCTCTGACAGTCAGCTGAACGAGGAAGGCTGCCTGAGAGGCGATGGTGAATACCTTCATGGTGGGAGTGAACACTGGGGGGCAGGATTTTTATGTCATGCTTGTTGCGGAGTACAGAGGCATTTTCTAAAGCATTTACCAAAGCATGACGGTCTGAACAGAGATGGGTAATCAAGGTTGTACCGAGACTGATGCAATTTCTTTAGGAATAGAGGTGAAACATTTGAGAAAATTCTCAGTCTGTGAACATGAACCTGGTATTGGGAAGAAATGCTTCTGCAACGCGAAGGCCAGGAAAAGGAAATCATATGTCATATCTGTGTTGAAATATACAAGGGTTTATTTTACCTGTTGCGTGTTGTTGGCTGTGTAGGGCAGCATAGTGGACACATGAAACATAATCTCATAGTCTTGGTAGCGCGTGTAGAGGGAATGTGTCCCCGTGGAGTCcgctacacaaacacaagacacatagaaacacacacacacacacacacacagatcacacaaagAGATTCAGCAAAATCAGTCAACGTCTCTGAATGAAAGACTAAACTCAAACTGTCACAGTCAGGGTGAGATCTGTCCCACTTGCTgttctctgctgctcactgaagGGAAAACAGCTCTGAGATAATCAGCAGTGACTATGCTATTTTGCAGGCATTACTCAGATTACATGAGGCTAGATAGCAGTTATCTTAGGCTTTCAGTGGTGCACTGATGCCCTTCGGATAATGGTCCTGCGACAAGGTGAGATCCAGCCAATGGATCtgggtgtggtgtgtgttttcagctcacTCTTGTTGTCCAGCTGAGCTCGGTATTTCTCCCAGCCCTTCAGGCGCACCCGCTCCCCGAGCAGATCCAGAAACTCTTCGAACGCCGGCCCCGAGCTCTCGTTGTTGTACAtgtcttcctctgagctctgtcCGGCTCTGCAATACATCACCCCAACTTTTCGCTGGAAATTCAGCTACATCAGAAGACAGAGAAGCACGGAGGTTATAATTATCCTCACCACACTGTTAAATATGCATATTCAAGTTTCACTCGAACATCCAGGACATctgatggaaaaaaatacattgaaTTTACAATTCATTTTGGCCTGTAAACAATTACACAAACAATTTGGGGATgtaagaaaatatatttaaaaaaacaaacaacagaaaatgggAATTTCTCCCAATAAAACTGCACAGTAGGAAACAATGCAGACATATAACACAGACTATGAAAGTGAAGCTAAAGTGACAGCTTATTGCACCGACCAGTCAGCATGGTGGCAGAAGTAGTTGAGAGAAGAATATATATAGAACAGATATAATAACTGCACTTTCCACATCTTACCACAGCTGATTGATCACTGTGGACTGTAAGCGTAGACTTCAGAATGTCAGTTTTCAGACACTCTGATGTTCAAAGAGAGCTTCTTGCTGCTATTTGTAACTATCCGATGACCTGAAACGCTCTCTGCCTGACACATGCAGCAGTATTTAGCGTCAGCAGATGTAGCCTTACTTACCCCCTGTTCATCCAGCTTCAGCAGGGTGTCCCGGACCTTGGGGGAGTTTGAGGCCAAGCGAAGGCAGTGCAGGTTCAGCTCAGGCATGATGAACTCGAGCAGCCTCTTGGGAGACAAGCCTCGAGGGGTCGTGTGACGGGCAGCAGAAGGCACCGACTCCTCTAAGATGGAACCTCGCAGTGTCTTCATCTGAGGGGACGATTCGCGTTCGTCACATCCAGCAGAATCAATTTTACACGCATTGAACTTGATGAGAGCTTTGAGGAGAGAAAAGCGCAGGTTTACCTCTGTGGTGCGAAAGATGATTCTGCAATTGTACTGAGCTCCGCTGGatccttctttctcctctcgACGGAAACTGATGGCCACTGGACCGAGGCGATCGTCCATGCCGAAGAAATTCTGGTGTTCTGCGATGACAGCAGAGTCGCATAAATACAAGTGTGAAGAACAGTAATGGAAGTGCTGCACCATGTCAAAAACTGTCACAGTGTTGGGTTAAGATATGGTGCTCATAAGGGACTGTACAGAAAGATTAGAGTGGGGAGGGGGGCTGAATCTTGTACTTAATcatgatcattattattatcattaataagATGTTCTTTGAACCATCAACTTAACTGCAATGCCCTCCTCCTCATATCAAagcaatatacagtatttatggCAAATATGGCGACTACAGTTTTAAATTAagctcattttgtttctttatacaagctgaaagctgaaataaaatagaaatcCAGGTTGAAAAAAGACCCTCCCATACCATCACAGAAAAGTCTGACTGCCCTCCcctcaggaaaaagaaaaagtacatGACCTCCCCCATTTCTGACCTCCCGCTCCTCCCTAATCATTTTTGGCACAGTCGCTACCTGATGAGAAATCTGAAAATTTGTACCCTGAAGAGTTGAAACGTGATTAGTAATCCATGATTGAATAGCATCACAGTGTACTTCCTCTTTTACTAAGCTGGATAGTAATTGATTTTTATCCCTGTGGTATCATTCTCTCCACCAACTGGGCATAAACAGAATCAGCAAAAATTAAAGCTGACTTGCACTGCACGCACCTTTCATGTAGAAATATTTGCGATAGTAATGAGCTCCCAGATCTGCATGCTCTATAAAGTAGTTGCTCTTGCCCTGCTGTTGGACATGACTCTCTCTGGGCTCCTCCAGGACCGACACTGCATCGTTGGGGGTTCGCAGGCTCGACCAGAGTCCCCGCCTCCCCTGAGATCGACCCAGACCCACCTGCTCTTCTCCCCCTGTCTCATTGCGGAAGTGGGGGCAGCTGAGCAGGAGCTCATTATCATTGCCATCACCTTCATCCAGCAGCAGCGACTGCTCAGGGTCATCTACGTTCCCCCCGTTGCTTCCCCCGCCCTGTGCAGGTGAGGACAGGGTGGCTTGGGAGAGGGGACGCAGCTGGGAGGCGGCAGAAGCTCCTGAGGTGATATTCTTTTTCCGTCCAatgctgtctctgtttgtggCCGCCTCAGTGAGGTCAAACAGGATGCTCTGAACGTCGTAGTGGGCAAAGTTCCTCACCCAGGCTCCACCCCCGATGTTGTCATATGGACCTGGTTGAGGGATCTGAGGGGGCACAGGTTTGGTCTTCTTACTTAGACCCTCAGGCTTCGGCGGCTTGGCAGGTTTTGGGGAGTCCCCTGTGGAAAGAGACAGACCCCGAAAGAATCCATCAGGCTCTGGAGGGTTGCCTTGCAGTCCTAAAAGCAGGAAAGGGTCTTTGAAGCGGAGTGCATTTGGACTCAGGGCCCCCTGGTCGTCTGCGCTCGGCTCCTGGGCTTGAGTCTGTCTCTCCAGTGAGGAAAGACTGCCGTATTCCCTGTGAAGCAGCACACCTGAGTCCCCCTGAGACCCCGCACCCACCTTCTCACCAGCCACCCGAGCTGCTTTGCCCCCTGTCTTCCCGGAGGAGTCCAGGTCTCCCAAGGTTACATCGCTGTTACTTCTCTGCATGATGTGGCCCCTGCCCACTGACCTCAGGGTCAGGCCTGCACGACTCGGAGTGAGGCTGTCTCCATCAGCTCCGTCAGCCTCCCTCCTGGGCGGCCACTCCACTACACCTGCGTCCCGTTTGGGGTCAAAGTTGACGGTGGCAATAGGCGGCCGCATGTTCTGACGGCGAAACTTCCGGATGAAGAGGTCATCTGACTGCATGGCGCCTGAGAAACCGACTCCAGTCCAACGATCTTTTCTCGACTCTGGTCCAGAGCGCTCTGCTCTCCCAGTTAAATTTCTGTCCTGGTCTCTATGGTGCTGGTGGTGTGAAACGGGAGAACTGTGCACGAAGATGAAAAACCTATCTGAGTGAAAGCAG
Above is a window of Chaetodon auriga isolate fChaAug3 chromosome 15, fChaAug3.hap1, whole genome shotgun sequence DNA encoding:
- the sipa1 gene encoding signal-induced proliferation-associated protein 1 isoform X3; the encoded protein is MQSDDLFIRKFRRQNMRPPIATVNFDPKRDAGVVEWPPRREADGADGDSLTPSRAGLTLRSVGRGHIMQRSNSDVTLGDLDSSGKTGGKAARVAGEKVGAGSQGDSGVLLHREYGSLSSLERQTQAQEPSADDQGALSPNALRFKDPFLLLGLQGNPPEPDGFFRGLSLSTGDSPKPAKPPKPEGLSKKTKPVPPQIPQPGPYDNIGGGAWVRNFAHYDVQSILFDLTEAATNRDSIGRKKNITSGASAASQLRPLSQATLSSPAQGGGSNGGNVDDPEQSLLLDEGDGNDNELLLSCPHFRNETGGEEQVGLGRSQGRRGLWSSLRTPNDAVSVLEEPRESHVQQQGKSNYFIEHADLGAHYYRKYFYMKEHQNFFGMDDRLGPVAISFRREEKEGSSGAQYNCRIIFRTTEMKTLRGSILEESVPSAARHTTPRGLSPKRLLEFIMPELNLHCLRLASNSPKVRDTLLKLDEQGLNFQRKVGVMYCRAGQSSEEDMYNNESSGPAFEEFLDLLGERVRLKGWEKYRAQLDNKTDSTGTHSLYTRYQDYEIMFHVSTMLPYTANNTQQLLRKRHIGNDIVTIVFQEPGALPFTPKSIRSHFQHVFIIVQVHEPCTDKTYYRVAVTRSKDIPLFGPLFPKGARFPRSPAFRDFLLAKAVNAENAAEKSEKFRSMATRTRQEYLKDLAENYVTTTPIDSSTKFPLLSLGGKRKDKLKGAKGAELHSAGALVWAVMVNGADEGEAGELRLPCLLGVSAESVVLIERCTRRVVFNCSCRDVIGWKAVTETKEGGPCLDIFYERGESVSISVMESQAEDIREVVQRLELVTRGCEAFEVTPLRDGVGQPGFLMNEEGFVTELQRFCYAESGGLQLWARVVRLCGHSLVHLSPEQRTRLLRTAHKIHITVIPPDENGKPRRSFSELYQKAIKDAECKPGEDRSGEAWVLDEREEEDEEEQEQEEEEEEEADKLKAGGVDEADITEVQVEAVEGEGQSCDKGQSERSHGLLLTPPSLPLLRATSLQDQPANQSQEGSTSQLTRSCSLERRPSFRDSCDGHVYDNVGLKGERHIYENVGELRDATPDLILAVKPKAPPEDKQLQFMAAEFGDDKASASDSSSRLSCVDRAERNSRALSLHNSITKILSETTDSTEEEWQSIADLATACRSILEALSREDRKAGDPSQAGDQTDGKLKDSKDRPPRREGITAGSHAEEAAG
- the sipa1 gene encoding signal-induced proliferation-associated protein 1 isoform X2; the protein is MQSDDLFIRKFRRQNMRPPIATVNFDPKRDAGVVEWPPRREADGADGDSLTPSRAGLTLRSVGRGHIMQRSNSDVTLGDLDSSGKTGGKAARVAGEKVGAGSQGDSGVLLHREYGSLSSLERQTQAQEPSADDQGALSPNALRFKDPFLLLGLQGNPPEPDGFFRGLSLSTGDSPKPAKPPKPEGLSKKTKPVPPQIPQPGPYDNIGGGAWVRNFAHYDVQSILFDLTEAATNRDSIGRKKNITSGASAASQLRPLSQATLSSPAQGGGSNGGNVDDPEQSLLLDEGDGNDNELLLSCPHFRNETGGEEQVGLGRSQGRRGLWSSLRTPNDAVSVLEEPRESHVQQQGKSNYFIEHADLGAHYYRKYFYMKEHQNFFGMDDRLGPVAISFRREEKEGSSGAQYNCRIIFRTTEMKTLRGSILEESVPSAARHTTPRGLSPKRLLEFIMPELNLHCLRLASNSPKVRDTLLKLDEQGLNFQRKVGVMYCRAGQSSEEDMYNNESSGPAFEEFLDLLGERVRLKGWEKYRAQLDNKTDSTGTHSLYTRYQDYEIMFHVSTMLPYTANNTQQLLRKRHIGNDIVTIVFQEPGALPFTPKSIRSHFQHVFIIVQVHEPCTDKTYYRVAVTRSKDIPLFGPLFPKGARFPRSPAFRDFLLAKAVNAENAAEKSEKFRSMATRTRQEYLKDLAENYVTTTPIDSSTKFPLLSLGGKRKDKLKGAKGAELHSAGALVWAVMVNGADEGEAGELRLPCLLGVSAESVVLIERCTRRVVFNCSCRDVIGWKAVTETKEGGPCLDIFYERGESVSISVMESQAEDIREVVQRLELVTRGCEAFEVTPLRDGVGQPGFLMNEEGFVTELQRFCYAESGGLQLWARVVRLCGHSLVHLSPEQRTRLLRTAHKIHITVIPPDENGKPRRSFSELYQKAIKDAECKPGEDRSGEAWVLDEREEEDEEEQEQEEEEEEEADKLKAGGVDEADITEVQVEAVEGEGQSCDKGQSERSHGLLLTPPSLPLLRATSLQDQPANQSQEGSTSQLTRSCSLERRPSFRDSCDGHVYDNVGLKGERHIYENVGELRDATPDLILAVKPKAPPEDKQLQFMAAEFGDDKASASDSSSRLSCVDRAERNSRALSLHNSITKILSETTDSTEEEWQSIADLATACRSILEALSREDRKAGDPSQAGDQTDGKLKDSKDSDSPGHLEEKVSQLEAMLRKLQDDLQKFP